The proteins below are encoded in one region of Triticum aestivum cultivar Chinese Spring chromosome 1B, IWGSC CS RefSeq v2.1, whole genome shotgun sequence:
- the LOC123080528 gene encoding putative receptor protein kinase ZmPK1, with amino-acid sequence MARFIISLISLLALRSCTAASVGHTLGAGSALSVENHERPFLVSPDATFSCGFLPAVDVDNAFYFSVWFTAATDRTAVWTANPGAPVNGRVSRVSFGADGKLALADANGTTVWDSKAAGNKHFTVSLLDTGNLRVMDPSTGRAVWQSFDWPTDTLLPSQALTKDRKLVAGYYALYYDNDNVLRLLYDGPEIASIYWPNPGISVFDNGRTNYDSSRIGVLDDTGVFLSSDNLRVEASDLGASGVKRRLTIEQDGNVRMYSLDAAGGWTVTWAAVKQPCSVRGLCGKNAVCEYQPFLRCSCAPGYEMVDRRDWRKGCKPTFSLPTTTATNCSSSTSEKRFTFVKVAHTDFYGYDLGFNQSVTFQYCKSICLSMCSCAAFQYRTDGKGGCYPKGILFNGYTSPTPQGTIYLKLPSDLTAPATPPPAVLDCDRNAAIVPPTYADTYGTPSSGPNLSYLFWFAAVLGFLEALFIATAWWFLSDQESMPSSLVAGYRLVMGTQFRRFTYRELKKATGNFNEELGHGGSGVVYRGVLDKTTVVAVKELTNVMQGEEEFWAEMTVFGRINHINLVRIWGFCSEGKHKLLVYEYVENGSLDRHLFGEDTNKALVRSQRFKIALGTARGLAYLHHECLEWVIHCDVKPENILLTRDLDPKIADFGLSKLSGRNVVGDGMQLCQMTGTTGYMAPEWVLGLPINAKVDVYSYGIVLLEILMGSRITEQMTADGRERLQMSQIVQALKQVVASEDIMSLVDSRLNGHFNPRQAMEMVKISLSCMEERSNRPTMDDIFKTLMSCDDEDEHPAYLLSP; translated from the coding sequence ATGGCTAGATTCATTATTAGTCTTATCTCTCTTCTTGCGCTGCGCTCCTGTACTGCAGCATCGGTAGGACACACGCTGGGAGCCGGGTCAGCCCTGTCCGTGGAAAACCACGAGCGACCCTTCCTGGTGTCGCCGGACGCCACCTTCTCCTGCGGCTTCCTCCCAGCCGTCGACGTCGACAACGCCTTCTACTTCTCCGTCTGGTTCACCGCGGCCACGGACAGGACCGCCGTCTGGACGGCCAACCCCGGCGCCCCCGTGAACGGCCGTGTTTCCCGTGTATCCTTCGGTGCCGACGGCAAGctagccctcgccgacgccaacGGGACGACTGTGTGGGACAGCAAGGCAGCCGGCAACAAGCACTTCACCGTCTCCCTCCTCGACACCGGCAATCTTCGGGTCATGGACCCGTCCACCGGCCGTGCCGTGTGGCAGAGCTTCGACTGGCCGACGGACACCCTGCTCCCGTCGCAGGCGCTGACCAAGGACAGGAAGCTCGTCGCCGGCTACTACGCCCTCTACTACGACAACGACAATGTGCTGCGGCTCCTCTACGACGGCCCGGAGATCGCCAGCATCTACTGGCCTAACCCGGGCATAAGCGTGTTCGACAACGGCCGGACCAACTACGACAGCTCACGCATCGGCGTCCTCGACGACACCGGCGTGTTCCTCTCCAGCGACAACCTGCGAGTCGAGGCCTCCGACCTGGGCGCCTCCGGCGTCAAGAGGCGGCTAACCATCGAGCAGGACGGAAACGTGAGGATGTACAGCCTCGACGCGGCTGGAGGATGGACTGTCACGTGGGCTGCGGTCAAGCAGCCGTGCTCCGTCCGTGGGTTGTGCGGCAAGAACGCCGTCTGCGAGTACCAGCCGTTCCTCCGGTGCTCCTGCGCGCCGGGGTACGAGATGGTGGACCGCCGGGACTGGAGGAAGGGCTGCAAGCCGACCTTCAGCCtacccaccaccaccgccaccaactGCAGCAGCAGCACGTCGGAAAAGCGGTTCACGTTCGTCAAGGTGGCGCACACCGACTTCTACGGCTACGACCTCGGGTTCAACCAGTCCGTCACGTTCCAATACTGCAAGAGCATCTGCTTGAGTATGTGCTCCTGCGCCGCCTTCCAATACAGGACGGATGGCAAGGGCGGTTGCTATCCCAAGGGCATCCTGTTCAACGGTTACACGTCGCCCACGCCCCAAGGGACCATATATCTCAAGCTGCCTAGCGACCTCACCGCCCCGGCAACGCCGCCACCTGCGGTCCTCGACTGCGATCGAAATGCCGCCATCGTCCCGCCAACATACGCGGACACGTACGGGACACCAAGCAGCGGCCCAAATTTGTCCTACCTTTTTTGGTTCGCGGCGGTGCTAGGATTTCTCGAGGCCCTCTTCATAGCCACGGCGTGGTGGTTCCTGTCAGACCAGGAGAGCATGCCCAGTTCGCTGGTGGCCGGCTACCGGCTGGTCATGGGGACCCAGTTCAGAAGGTTCACGTATCGAGAGCTCAAGAAAGCAACCGGAAACTTCAACGAGGAGCTCGGTCACGGCGGCTCCGGCGTGGTGTACCGCGGCGTGCTTGACAAGACCACCGTGGTGGCGGTGAAGGAGCTGACAAACGTGATGCAGGGCGAGGAGGAGTTCTGGGCGGAGATGACAGTGTTCGGGAGGATCAACCatatcaacctcgtgaggatctgGGGGTTCTGCTCCGAGGGAAAGCACAAGCTGCTCGTGTACGAGTACGTAGAGAACGGATCGCTAGACAGGCACCTGTTCGGCGAGGACACCAACAAGGCCTTGGTAAGGAGCCAACGGTTCAAGATCGCTCTAGGCACGGCTAGGGGCCTAGCCTACCTTCACCACGAGTGCCTTGAGTGGGTCATCCACTGCGATGTCAAGCCGGAAAACATCCTCCTCACGCGGGACCTCGATCCAAAGATCGCCGACTTCGGGCTGTCCAAGCTGTCTGGGAGGAATGTCGTCGGCGACGGCATGCAACTCTGCcagatgacggggacgacggggtACATGGCCCCCGAGTGGGTGCTGGGCCTGCCGATCAATGCAAAGGTCGACGTTTACAGCTATGGCATTGTGCTTCTAGAGATCCTGATGGGAAGCCGGATAACTGAACAGATGACCGCGGACGGCAGGGAGCGGCTGCAGATGAGCCAGATTGTGCAAGCCCTGAAACAGGTGGTGGCGAGTGAAGACATCATGTCATTGGTGGATAGCAGGCTGAACGGACATTTCAACCCTCGACAGGCCATGGAAATGGTGAAGATCTCCTTGTCGTGCATGGAGGAGAGGAGCAACAGGCCTACCATGGATGATATCTTCAAAACTCTTATGTCATGCGATGACGAGGACGAACACCCTGCATATTTGTTGTCACCTTGA